A section of the Metabacillus endolithicus genome encodes:
- a CDS encoding thioredoxin family protein yields the protein MKTEEQYFREGKSIQQYMDEMGNLKEESFHVYQELQLLDDGFADELAKQSLHFLIITEDWCGDAMMINPVIRRLAEAADIEVRVTLRDADTELIDRHLTNGGRAIPIVLILNDEGTLIGKWGPRAPEVQRIVDDLRATLPAKDDPSFPKKQKEMISSLQKRYKEEHALWLYVYQSFKKTLLSVLN from the coding sequence ATGAAAACAGAAGAACAGTATTTTAGAGAAGGAAAGTCAATTCAACAATATATGGATGAGATGGGCAATTTAAAGGAGGAAAGCTTCCATGTTTATCAAGAGCTTCAACTACTAGATGATGGGTTTGCCGATGAATTAGCAAAGCAATCACTGCACTTTTTAATTATTACAGAAGATTGGTGTGGTGATGCTATGATGATTAATCCTGTGATACGAAGGCTGGCTGAAGCTGCAGATATTGAGGTTCGTGTTACATTAAGAGATGCTGATACAGAACTTATTGACCGACATTTAACAAATGGTGGACGAGCGATACCGATTGTTTTAATTTTGAATGATGAAGGTACATTAATTGGAAAATGGGGTCCTCGTGCGCCAGAAGTCCAGCGAATTGTAGATGATCTCAGAGCTACACTTCCAGCAAAGGACGATCCTTCTTTTCCGAAAAAACAAAAAGAAATGATTTCATCATTACAAAAACGGTATAAAGAGGAACACGCACTTTGGTTGTATGTTTATCAAAGTTTTAAGAAAACGTTATTATCAGTTTTAAATTAA
- a CDS encoding glycoside hydrolase family 88/105 protein, translating to MTQKQAFLEKTEIINYIDVLMDNLSQINDNTGEFLLNFDGLIVDDKSWNVWNWPQGVGLYGIFKYWKLTNSQKALTIITDWFKARFEEGVPPKNVNTMAPLLTLAFLYEETKDQTFVPYLENWAEWVMHDMPRTEENGLQHMTYGPENKNQLWDDTLMMTVLPLAKIGRLFNKQEYIEEAKRQFLIHIKYLSDRKTGLWFHGWTFEENHNYAEALWGRGNCWITIAIPEFIEILDLKEGDFLREYLLDTLKRQIEALAEYQDESGLWHTLINDKSSYLEASATAGFAYGILKSIHKRYIGQEYKEVAYKAVRGIVKEINDEGALQKVSVGTGMGDTLEFYKEIKTTTMPYGQSLAVLSLSQFLYEFF from the coding sequence ATGACTCAAAAACAAGCTTTTCTAGAGAAAACTGAGATTATTAACTACATAGATGTATTAATGGATAATCTTTCACAAATAAATGATAATACAGGTGAATTTTTATTAAACTTTGATGGTTTAATTGTGGACGATAAGAGCTGGAATGTTTGGAACTGGCCGCAAGGTGTTGGGTTGTATGGAATCTTTAAATATTGGAAACTAACAAATAGTCAGAAGGCTTTAACTATAATTACTGATTGGTTTAAAGCTAGATTTGAAGAAGGTGTACCACCTAAGAATGTCAATACAATGGCTCCTTTATTAACGCTAGCGTTTTTATATGAAGAAACGAAGGATCAGACATTTGTTCCTTATTTAGAAAATTGGGCAGAGTGGGTTATGCATGATATGCCACGAACTGAGGAAAACGGTCTTCAACATATGACATACGGTCCTGAAAATAAAAATCAGCTTTGGGATGACACCTTAATGATGACGGTTTTACCTTTGGCCAAGATCGGAAGACTTTTCAATAAACAAGAATATATCGAAGAAGCGAAAAGACAATTTTTAATTCATATTAAGTATTTAAGTGATCGTAAAACAGGATTATGGTTTCACGGCTGGACTTTTGAAGAAAATCATAATTATGCAGAAGCATTATGGGGAAGAGGGAACTGCTGGATTACTATTGCCATTCCGGAATTTATCGAAATTCTCGATTTAAAAGAAGGGGACTTCTTAAGAGAATATCTTCTTGATACATTAAAAAGACAAATTGAGGCATTAGCTGAATATCAAGATGAAAGCGGATTATGGCATACATTAATCAATGACAAATCATCTTATTTAGAAGCTTCTGCAACAGCAGGATTTGCTTATGGTATCTTGAAGTCTATTCATAAACGATATATTGGTCAAGAATATAAAGAAGTGGCTTATAAGGCAGTCCGTGGAATTGTGAAGGAAATTAATGATGAAGGTGCTCTGCAAAAGGTTTCGGTTGGAACAGGTATGGGTGATACATTAGAGTTTTATAAAGAAATCAAAACGACAACAATGCCTTACGGACAATCGTTAGCTGTACTAAGCTTATCTCAATTTTTATATGAATTTTTCTAA
- a CDS encoding TRAP transporter substrate-binding protein — MKKIIPVIVMGLLCVILITGYSKNENDSIVLRFAYASNSQPVKDAMAEFGRLLSEKTNGEVMVEYYPDSQLGGERELIELTQTGAVDITKVSGSALESFSNKYSIFGLPYLFDNEEHFYRVMDSDLVQPIFQSTEKLGFVGLTYYDSGQRSFYMTDGPIESSSDLAGKKIRVMQSQTAIKMVQLLGVSPTPMDSGEVYTSLQQGILDGAENNEFAITEAGHGEVAKFYSYDEHTRVPDIMVMNKETLEGLTKEQQEAVYEAAKESTEFEKVVWRDAVDQAKERSENEFGVVFNEVDKKPFQEAVQPLHDEFANNEEFKQLYEDIQKLKENK, encoded by the coding sequence TTGAAGAAAATCATTCCAGTAATCGTTATGGGGTTGTTATGTGTTATTTTAATCACTGGCTATAGTAAAAATGAGAACGATTCCATAGTTTTACGGTTTGCATATGCAAGTAATAGTCAACCCGTAAAAGATGCAATGGCTGAGTTTGGAAGGTTACTTTCTGAGAAAACAAATGGAGAAGTTATGGTTGAATATTATCCTGATAGTCAATTAGGTGGAGAACGTGAATTAATCGAATTAACGCAAACAGGGGCAGTAGATATTACAAAAGTTAGTGGATCGGCATTAGAAAGTTTCTCTAATAAATACTCCATTTTCGGTTTACCTTACTTATTTGATAATGAAGAACATTTTTATCGAGTAATGGATAGTGACCTTGTTCAACCAATTTTTCAATCAACAGAAAAGTTGGGGTTTGTTGGATTAACGTATTATGATTCTGGACAAAGAAGTTTTTATATGACAGATGGACCAATTGAAAGCTCAAGTGATTTAGCAGGTAAAAAAATTAGGGTTATGCAAAGTCAAACAGCAATCAAAATGGTTCAATTACTAGGGGTTTCACCAACACCGATGGATAGCGGTGAAGTGTATACTTCCTTGCAGCAAGGGATTTTAGATGGTGCGGAAAATAATGAATTTGCTATAACAGAAGCGGGCCATGGTGAGGTAGCAAAATTTTATTCATATGACGAACACACAAGAGTTCCTGACATAATGGTGATGAACAAAGAAACGTTAGAAGGATTAACAAAAGAGCAACAAGAGGCTGTCTATGAAGCAGCAAAGGAATCAACGGAATTTGAAAAAGTCGTTTGGAGGGATGCAGTCGATCAAGCAAAGGAAAGATCAGAAAATGAATTTGGTGTAGTCTTTAATGAAGTCGATAAGAAGCCTTTCCAAGAAGCCGTACAGCCGTTACATGATGAATTTGCCAATAATGAAGAGTTCAAGCAATTGTATGAAGATATTCAGAAATTGAAAGAAAATAAATGA
- a CDS encoding TRAP transporter small permease, translated as MRDVKKSVDRVIEFLTCTLFLLMVAVASWQVLSRFILKNPSTFTEELLRYSLIWLAMLAAAYVVGKNEHIAITFLRDRLIEESRIKLDILIQSIFLLFSAIIMVYGGAKAASLTMAQISPALHVPMGFVYLALPVSGVFILFYSTTNILELLHKKKKVTVIKQRNAS; from the coding sequence ATGAGAGATGTAAAGAAAAGTGTCGATAGAGTCATAGAATTTCTTACTTGTACTTTATTTTTATTGATGGTAGCGGTTGCAAGTTGGCAAGTGTTAAGTCGCTTCATTCTAAAAAATCCAAGTACATTTACAGAAGAACTATTAAGGTATAGCTTGATTTGGTTAGCTATGCTGGCAGCTGCATATGTTGTAGGAAAAAATGAGCATATTGCGATTACCTTTTTAAGAGATCGTTTGATTGAGGAATCAAGAATTAAACTAGATATTCTCATTCAATCTATCTTCCTATTATTCTCTGCAATTATTATGGTCTATGGTGGAGCAAAGGCTGCTTCATTAACAATGGCACAGATTTCTCCTGCCTTGCATGTACCGATGGGATTTGTTTACTTGGCTTTACCTGTATCTGGTGTTTTTATTCTGTTTTACAGCACAACGAATATTTTGGAGTTGCTACATAAAAAGAAAAAAGTAACCGTTATCAAACAGAGAAATGCAAGTTAA
- a CDS encoding TRAP transporter large permease, with protein sequence MELQASLILIAVFALLMVIGIPIAISIALASLATVIIVLPFDVSVFTSAQKMITSLDSFSLLAVPFFILSGIIMNNGGIAIKLVNLAKLIGGRIPGSLAHTNIIGNMFFGSISGSAIAASTAIGGTLIPLQEKEGYSKTYSAAVNIASAPTGMLIPPSSAFIIFSLISGGTSIAALFMGGYVVGILWGLAVMLVAFFIAKKNKYPVIPMVSFSEARKIIIDAIPSLLLVVIIIGGILSGIFTAIEASAVCVVYSLFLALVFYRSISLKQLPGVLVQAVQMTGVIMFLIAASSGMSFVMALTGIPEAISNGILGISDNKFVILACITVILLIVGTFMDIAPAILIFTPIFLPIATNLGIDPVHFGIFFVFNLCIGTITPPVGTGLFVGASIGKVKIEKIIKPLLPFYVAIVVILVLVTFVPQISLFLPNLFGL encoded by the coding sequence ATGGAGTTACAAGCAAGCTTGATCTTAATTGCTGTTTTTGCCCTATTAATGGTTATTGGAATTCCGATTGCGATTAGTATCGCATTAGCTTCTCTAGCAACAGTAATTATTGTTTTACCTTTTGATGTTTCTGTATTCACTTCAGCACAAAAAATGATTACTAGCTTAGATAGCTTTTCTCTATTAGCAGTACCGTTCTTTATTCTTTCAGGAATTATTATGAATAATGGTGGAATCGCGATCAAGCTCGTGAATCTAGCAAAGTTAATAGGTGGTAGAATTCCGGGATCATTAGCACATACAAATATTATCGGAAATATGTTTTTTGGTTCGATTTCTGGTTCTGCAATTGCTGCGTCAACAGCAATTGGTGGAACACTGATTCCACTGCAAGAAAAAGAAGGATATAGTAAAACCTATTCAGCAGCAGTTAATATTGCATCAGCTCCAACAGGGATGTTAATTCCTCCTAGTTCAGCCTTCATTATTTTCTCTCTGATAAGTGGTGGAACTTCAATTGCCGCATTATTTATGGGTGGATATGTTGTAGGAATATTATGGGGATTGGCTGTTATGCTGGTTGCGTTTTTCATCGCTAAGAAAAATAAATATCCGGTCATTCCAATGGTTTCCTTTAGTGAAGCTAGAAAAATTATTATAGACGCTATTCCTAGTTTATTACTTGTTGTGATTATTATTGGAGGAATTCTTTCAGGGATTTTTACAGCGATAGAGGCCTCGGCAGTTTGTGTGGTTTACTCATTATTTTTAGCTCTTGTTTTCTATCGTTCTATTTCTCTTAAGCAATTACCAGGTGTTTTAGTACAAGCAGTGCAAATGACCGGTGTTATTATGTTTTTAATTGCAGCTTCATCAGGTATGTCTTTTGTTATGGCGCTAACGGGTATACCTGAAGCTATTAGTAATGGAATCTTAGGCATTTCAGACAATAAATTCGTTATCCTTGCATGTATCACAGTGATTTTATTGATTGTTGGTACATTTATGGATATTGCACCTGCCATCTTAATTTTCACACCAATCTTTTTACCAATTGCTACAAACTTAGGAATTGATCCTGTACACTTCGGAATCTTCTTTGTCTTTAACTTATGTATTGGAACGATTACACCTCCTGTTGGAACAGGATTATTCGTAGGGGCGAGTATAGGGAAGGTGAAGATTGAGAAAATTATTAAACCATTGCTTCCGTTTTATGTAGCGATTGTCGTGATTTTAGTGTTGGTTACGTTTGTACCGCAGATTAGCCTGTTTTTGCCTAATTTGTTTGGGTTGTAG
- a CDS encoding LysR family transcriptional regulator, with product MNIENLKMFCLVVDEGSISQAARLSFVSQPAVTRQIRQLENFYGTLLFDRTEGKLIVTETGKMLYPFAKAIINDFDRSKEVILQATGEYNSNLRVGASLTIGEFLLPSLLGRFKKHAPDIKVTLTIRNTPSVLEDLTNDVIDIALVEGIVEDKHLIVEKFANDELILVCPPDHPWKERSEIQIEELANEKMIWRESISGTRLIAENALKEYGILEKINSYMEIGSTQAIKSAVESGLGISILSKLTVARELEQGYLQEIKIKDVHIERSLWLVKKPQRFHREGISQFVDFIQH from the coding sequence ATGAATATAGAAAACCTTAAAATGTTTTGCTTAGTCGTTGATGAAGGAAGCATTAGTCAAGCAGCAAGATTAAGCTTTGTGTCTCAGCCGGCTGTGACAAGACAAATCCGCCAATTAGAAAATTTTTATGGTACCTTACTATTTGATCGGACAGAAGGAAAGCTTATTGTTACAGAAACAGGGAAAATGCTCTATCCTTTTGCAAAAGCCATTATTAATGATTTTGACAGATCTAAAGAAGTGATCCTTCAAGCTACCGGAGAGTACAATTCAAATCTTAGGGTAGGTGCTTCTTTGACTATTGGTGAGTTTCTATTACCAAGTTTACTTGGTCGATTTAAAAAACATGCACCAGATATAAAAGTAACCTTAACGATTCGAAATACACCAAGTGTGTTAGAGGATTTAACGAATGATGTGATTGATATTGCATTAGTTGAGGGAATTGTTGAAGATAAACATCTGATTGTGGAGAAATTTGCCAATGATGAACTCATTCTCGTTTGCCCACCTGATCACCCATGGAAGGAGCGATCTGAAATTCAAATTGAGGAATTAGCAAACGAAAAAATGATTTGGCGTGAATCAATTTCGGGGACAAGACTCATCGCAGAAAATGCCCTCAAAGAGTATGGAATTTTGGAAAAGATAAATAGTTATATGGAAATCGGTAGCACACAAGCCATAAAAAGTGCCGTTGAGTCAGGTCTTGGAATTAGCATACTTTCTAAACTAACTGTTGCTAGAGAATTAGAACAAGGCTATTTACAAGAAATAAAAATTAAAGATGTACATATTGAAAGAAGCTTATGGCTCGTTAAAAAGCCACAGCGATTTCATCGAGAAGGTATCTCTCAATTTGTAGATTTTATTCAGCATTAA
- a CDS encoding SulP family inorganic anion transporter, which translates to MTIKKYIPPGLEQYNKNLLSKDLIAGLTLFVMLVPQGMAYAMLAGLPPVMGLYASTIPLIIYALFASSRHLSIGPTAITSLLVFSGISSITEPGSQDYITLVILLALMVGTIQCLLGVLRMGFIVKFISPSVLGGYTSAAAIIIGLSQFKHLIGIDLGTYFQAHHLLVGIGRELTNLHWMTVLLGVSSIIFLVVFKKINSRFPATLVLILLSSLSVYIFSLHGKGVQIVGTVPNGLPNLVLPTISLGSVKQLIIPAVIIALLGFMESLAIGKTIADKEKYKLNPNRELKALGLANILGSLFYIFPVNGSFSRSAVNHQSGGVTQLVSIFTSMFMIITLMLFTSYFYYLPNAVLAAIIIVAVYKLIDIEQAKFLFNVRSIDGWSWIVTFFVTLFVGIQWGILVGAIFNFCLLLARITRPNIIEMGYLEKEQIFRDIKRFPQATTLDDLIMIRVDSSIHFANISYLEDKLREFLYLKPLANMVIIDFSGVNDMDTPSFEVIEDLKEQLKKEKDISMYFVGMKGTVRETAEKLGWDKKFNEEINYYTIEKLLENKRIRVSTSSDKNNQTPYMYYI; encoded by the coding sequence ATGACCATTAAAAAGTATATTCCACCAGGATTGGAACAATATAACAAAAACCTTTTAAGTAAAGATTTGATTGCAGGCTTAACCTTGTTTGTGATGCTCGTTCCTCAAGGTATGGCATATGCGATGTTAGCTGGTTTACCACCCGTTATGGGGTTGTATGCTTCAACCATTCCTTTAATTATTTATGCATTATTTGCCTCTTCAAGGCATTTATCAATTGGTCCAACAGCCATAACATCTTTACTTGTTTTTTCAGGAATATCAAGCATAACTGAGCCAGGGTCACAGGATTATATAACTCTTGTTATTTTATTGGCACTTATGGTGGGAACGATTCAATGTTTGCTAGGAGTATTACGAATGGGTTTTATTGTGAAATTCATTTCACCGTCTGTTTTGGGCGGCTATACCTCGGCTGCAGCGATCATTATCGGTCTTAGTCAATTTAAACATTTGATCGGAATTGATCTTGGTACGTATTTTCAAGCACATCATTTACTAGTTGGAATAGGTAGGGAATTGACGAACTTACATTGGATGACTGTTCTCTTAGGAGTAAGTAGTATCATTTTTCTAGTTGTTTTCAAAAAAATAAACTCCCGTTTTCCAGCTACTCTTGTCCTAATTCTCTTGTCTTCACTAAGTGTGTACATTTTTTCATTACATGGAAAAGGAGTTCAAATTGTTGGTACGGTGCCAAATGGACTTCCTAATTTAGTATTGCCAACGATTTCTTTAGGCAGTGTGAAGCAATTAATTATACCAGCAGTCATCATTGCTTTGCTCGGCTTTATGGAGTCATTGGCAATAGGGAAAACAATTGCGGATAAAGAAAAATATAAACTTAACCCAAATCGTGAGTTAAAAGCATTAGGTTTAGCTAATATACTAGGTTCGTTGTTTTATATTTTCCCAGTAAATGGAAGTTTTTCAAGAAGTGCGGTAAATCATCAAAGCGGTGGGGTTACGCAATTAGTGTCAATTTTCACTAGTATGTTCATGATCATTACGCTTATGTTATTTACTTCTTATTTCTATTATTTGCCGAATGCAGTTCTAGCTGCGATCATCATCGTTGCTGTTTATAAATTAATTGATATTGAACAAGCAAAATTTTTGTTCAATGTAAGATCAATAGACGGATGGAGCTGGATTGTAACTTTTTTTGTAACCTTATTTGTCGGAATTCAGTGGGGAATTTTAGTTGGTGCTATTTTTAACTTCTGTTTGTTGTTAGCAAGAATAACAAGACCTAATATTATTGAAATGGGATATCTTGAAAAAGAACAAATATTTCGTGATATAAAGAGATTTCCTCAAGCGACTACACTTGATGATTTAATTATGATTCGAGTTGATTCTTCGATTCACTTTGCAAACATTTCTTATTTGGAAGATAAACTCAGGGAGTTTCTTTATTTAAAGCCTCTGGCTAACATGGTCATCATCGATTTTTCTGGAGTTAATGATATGGACACACCGTCCTTTGAGGTAATTGAAGATTTGAAGGAACAACTTAAGAAGGAAAAAGATATTTCCATGTACTTTGTTGGAATGAAAGGTACTGTTAGGGAAACAGCAGAAAAATTAGGCTGGGATAAGAAATTTAATGAAGAAATAAATTACTATACAATTGAAAAGTTACTTGAAAATAAGAGGATACGGGTATCAACTTCTTCTGATAAAAACAATCAAACTCCATATATGTATTATATTTAA
- the ltrA gene encoding group II intron reverse transcriptase/maturase, translating into MNQTLKLKWHSVYGQILFDRKIKTAWENVKVNKGAGGIDEETLESYEKNLEENLENLLMKLRAKDYVPSPVRRVYIPKKNGKKRPLGIPTIEDRIVQQALRNVLEPKFEKDIFHKWSCGYRPNVGAKRVLQLIMWNIENGYNYIYDCDIRGFFDNIPHKKLLKVLNKYIADGTVLDMIWKWLKAGYMEEGKYHQVDSGTPQGGVISPLLANIYLNELDWTLDQHGIKFVRYADDFLLFAKSKEEIKKAEEVTKEVLKELGLEISVEKTKIVDFNNDDFDFLGFTFEHWRKRKKDGKPYYITKPKEETWSDFRLKIKQRTRKTLTLSKEKWLEIVNSVIRGKVNFYLTIWKAVEEFKEHGHKLNCYFNVFKNELLAMDSYVRRRLRVAMIHDHPSQRKGYAMNTKWNIEYFTKIGLVPAFQLYYGKQFGHTLDDYIQYMKEKQKKKQQKQIQRAKERGEEYYTPERVRKMNYAKRLATY; encoded by the coding sequence ATGAATCAGACTTTGAAATTAAAATGGCATAGTGTCTATGGGCAAATTCTCTTTGATCGAAAGATCAAAACAGCTTGGGAGAATGTAAAAGTGAATAAGGGTGCAGGAGGAATAGATGAGGAAACGCTTGAAAGTTATGAGAAGAATCTAGAGGAGAACCTTGAAAATCTACTCATGAAACTAAGAGCGAAAGATTACGTACCCTCACCAGTGCGACGTGTTTATATTCCAAAAAAGAATGGGAAGAAACGCCCACTAGGTATCCCAACCATTGAAGATCGTATTGTTCAACAGGCATTACGTAATGTACTAGAACCTAAGTTTGAAAAGGACATTTTCCATAAATGGTCTTGTGGCTATCGTCCCAATGTGGGGGCGAAGCGTGTACTACAATTGATTATGTGGAATATCGAAAATGGTTACAACTATATTTATGATTGTGACATTAGAGGATTCTTTGACAATATTCCCCACAAGAAGCTATTGAAAGTGTTAAACAAGTACATTGCGGATGGAACCGTCCTTGATATGATTTGGAAATGGCTAAAAGCAGGATATATGGAAGAAGGTAAATACCATCAGGTAGATTCTGGAACACCGCAGGGTGGAGTGATCTCGCCTTTACTCGCCAATATCTATTTAAATGAATTGGATTGGACTCTTGACCAACATGGGATAAAGTTCGTCCGCTACGCGGACGATTTCTTACTCTTTGCCAAGAGCAAGGAGGAAATAAAGAAGGCTGAAGAAGTTACAAAGGAAGTATTAAAAGAACTTGGGTTAGAAATCTCTGTGGAGAAGACTAAAATCGTTGATTTTAATAATGATGACTTTGACTTCCTGGGCTTTACTTTTGAGCATTGGAGAAAACGTAAGAAAGATGGGAAACCGTATTACATTACGAAACCCAAAGAGGAAACATGGAGTGACTTTCGCCTTAAAATTAAACAACGAACAAGAAAGACTTTAACCTTAAGCAAAGAAAAGTGGCTTGAGATAGTGAACTCTGTGATTCGAGGGAAAGTTAATTTCTATTTAACGATTTGGAAAGCAGTAGAAGAATTCAAAGAACATGGGCATAAACTAAACTGTTATTTCAATGTTTTTAAGAATGAACTACTCGCAATGGATTCTTACGTTCGAAGAAGGTTGAGAGTGGCCATGATTCATGACCACCCAAGCCAACGCAAGGGGTATGCCATGAATACGAAGTGGAACATAGAATATTTCACTAAGATTGGACTAGTACCTGCGTTTCAGTTGTATTATGGAAAGCAATTTGGTCATACATTGGATGACTACATTCAATACATGAAAGAAAAGCAAAAGAAGAAACAACAAAAGCAAATTCAAAGAGCAAAGGAACGCGGGGAGGAATATTACACTCCTGAACGCGTTCGTAAAATGAACTATGCCAAGCGACTAGCAACATACTGA
- a CDS encoding phosphatase PAP2 family protein, with translation MKSVLKHEIERKHLNMSKIWLLTVFVGLAMNVVIFIQLSLTLLENNSFPFDSVMIQAVRSDSSQIMDTVMVFITHLGSSTMLGFLLIVGMVCFFLKYKDLLATLCFFTVVAGGGLLNSLLKIYFNRDRPNDNRLIEVDGLSFPSGHSMGSMLLYGFLVYLSLRYDRRKIRKVGVVTSLICLIFLIGISRIYLGVHYPSDVFAGFLAGIVWLGGWVIALELAYIWNNKKRLEY, from the coding sequence ATGAAATCTGTTCTGAAACATGAGATTGAGAGAAAACACCTTAATATGTCAAAGATATGGTTATTAACTGTCTTTGTTGGACTTGCTATGAATGTAGTGATTTTTATTCAATTGTCACTTACTTTATTGGAAAACAATTCTTTTCCGTTTGATTCTGTGATGATACAGGCTGTTAGGTCCGATTCTTCTCAGATAATGGATACAGTGATGGTGTTTATTACTCATCTTGGCTCTAGTACTATGCTAGGATTTTTACTTATTGTTGGAATGGTATGTTTTTTCTTGAAATACAAAGATTTGTTAGCTACTCTATGCTTTTTTACTGTTGTGGCTGGAGGCGGGTTACTTAATTCTCTATTAAAAATCTATTTTAATAGAGATCGTCCAAATGATAATAGATTAATTGAAGTGGACGGTTTAAGTTTTCCAAGTGGACATTCAATGGGCAGCATGCTGCTTTATGGATTTTTAGTTTATTTGTCTCTTCGATATGACAGAAGGAAGATACGTAAAGTTGGAGTGGTGACATCGCTCATTTGCCTTATCTTCTTAATTGGAATCAGTCGTATTTATTTGGGAGTTCATTATCCATCTGATGTTTTCGCAGGTTTTCTTGCGGGGATTGTTTGGCTTGGTGGGTGGGTCATAGCCCTAGAACTAGCATATATATGGAATAACAAGAAACGATTAGAATACTAA
- a CDS encoding serine/threonine protein kinase encodes MEKEWLVVDKLLSKIKITSNPNNKPVTIHGSLDDLRCIGVGTDAAVFQYAHKPQYAFKLYAEDKKEKIQTEAEVYQRLKNSPFFATCYYAVYERYLVLSFEEGITLYDCVLQGIHIPHQVIVDVEDARDFAKEQGLNPRDIHLKNILLQQGRAKVIDVSEYGKEGNDLRWEHLKNAYEQYYDLIDGKTIPFWLMQTVQRWYNQKNFGTFDDFMKDVLRLTVFKK; translated from the coding sequence ATGGAAAAGGAATGGTTAGTTGTTGATAAGTTGTTGTCTAAAATTAAAATCACATCAAATCCTAATAATAAACCTGTAACAATTCACGGCAGCTTGGATGATTTAAGATGTATTGGTGTTGGGACGGATGCTGCTGTATTTCAATATGCTCATAAACCACAATACGCCTTTAAGCTTTATGCAGAGGATAAAAAGGAAAAAATTCAAACAGAAGCAGAGGTTTATCAAAGGTTAAAGAATTCACCATTTTTCGCTACTTGTTACTACGCTGTTTATGAACGTTACTTAGTTTTAAGCTTTGAAGAGGGTATTACTCTATACGACTGCGTTTTGCAAGGAATTCATATTCCACATCAAGTTATTGTGGACGTTGAAGATGCTAGGGATTTTGCAAAAGAACAGGGACTGAACCCACGTGATATTCATTTGAAAAATATCTTGCTTCAACAAGGGAGGGCGAAGGTTATTGATGTATCTGAATACGGTAAGGAAGGAAATGACCTACGATGGGAGCATTTGAAAAATGCATACGAGCAGTATTATGATTTGATTGATGGTAAAACCATTCCTTTTTGGTTAATGCAAACTGTGCAAAGATGGTATAATCAGAAGAATTTTGGTACATTTGATGATTTTATGAAGGATGTTTTGAGGTTAACGGTTTTTAAAAAGTGA
- a CDS encoding TetR/AcrR family transcriptional regulator, translated as MSRPVGRDSENTKKFIKEVATKIFDYKGYTATSMEDIKKETNLSKGTIYYHFKNKEDLYLYCLTQASNDFVDKWGIISKKESNAEEKLYSWAKLNSMELQQPLTNTIPEYLVSVKKDDYTPFIDMFKYEFDIIQAILEEGKKSGEFKSDLNIESTTHILFSLISSLSNSFFFGYKTPEGQRNLYTNAIDIIIHGLKA; from the coding sequence ATGAGCAGGCCAGTTGGACGAGATAGTGAAAATACTAAGAAATTTATTAAAGAAGTAGCAACCAAAATTTTCGATTATAAAGGTTATACAGCAACATCAATGGAAGATATAAAAAAAGAAACTAATCTAAGTAAAGGTACCATATACTATCACTTTAAAAATAAAGAAGATTTGTACCTATATTGTCTTACTCAAGCATCTAATGATTTTGTGGATAAATGGGGGATAATATCAAAAAAAGAATCAAATGCTGAAGAAAAATTATATTCATGGGCAAAGCTAAACAGTATGGAATTGCAACAACCATTAACGAACACTATCCCTGAATATTTGGTTTCAGTGAAGAAAGATGATTACACTCCCTTTATAGACATGTTTAAATATGAATTTGATATAATTCAAGCTATTCTCGAAGAGGGTAAAAAATCTGGTGAGTTTAAATCCGATTTAAATATTGAGAGCACTACCCATATCCTCTTCAGTTTAATTTCTTCTCTAAGTAATTCTTTCTTCTTTGGTTATAAAACACCAGAGGGTCAAAGAAATCTTTATACTAATGCCATTGATATTATTATTCATGGTTTAAAAGCTTAA